A genome region from Glycine max cultivar Williams 82 chromosome 5, Glycine_max_v4.0, whole genome shotgun sequence includes the following:
- the LOC100791133 gene encoding ubiquitin-conjugating enzyme E2 5 isoform X1 produces MSSPSKRRDMDLMKLMMSDYKVETINDGMQEFFVEFHGPKDSPYQGGVWKVRVELPDAYPYKSPSIGFVNKIFHPNVDEVSGSVCLDVINQTWSPMFDLVNVFEVFLPQLLLYPNASDPLNGDAAALMIRDHATYEQRVKEYCEKYAKPEDVGAAQEESSSDDELSEDDYASSDDAIVGQPDP; encoded by the exons ATGTCTTCCCCAAGCAAACGTCGAGACATGGACTTGATGAAGCT GATGATGAGTGATTACAAGGTGGAGACGATCAACGATGGCATGCAAGAGTTCTTTGTGGAATTCCACGGACCCAAAGACA GTCCTTATCAAGGTGGTGTGTGGAAGGTAAGGGTGGAGCTACCTGATGCTTATCCTTATAAGTCTCCATCTATTGGCTTTGTCAACAAAATTTTCCATCCTAATGTTGATGAGGT GTCTGGTTCTGTTTGCTTAGATGTTATTAACCAGACTTGGAGTCCCATGTTTG aCCTTGTTAATGTGTTTGAGGTGTTTCTTCCTCAACTTCTTCTGTACCCCAATGCATCAGATCCATTGAATGGTGATGCTGCTGCCTTGATGATTCGAGATCATGCTACATATGAACAAAGAGTCAAAG AATATTGTGAAAAATATGCCAAGCCAGAAGATGTTGGAGCTGCACAGGAAGAAAGTTCTAGTGATGATGAGCTGAGTGAAGATGATTATGCCTCCAGTGATGACGCCATTGTAGGCCAACCTGATCCTTAG
- the LOC100791133 gene encoding ubiquitin-conjugating enzyme E2 4 isoform X2 translates to MMSDYKVETINDGMQEFFVEFHGPKDSPYQGGVWKVRVELPDAYPYKSPSIGFVNKIFHPNVDEVSGSVCLDVINQTWSPMFDLVNVFEVFLPQLLLYPNASDPLNGDAAALMIRDHATYEQRVKEYCEKYAKPEDVGAAQEESSSDDELSEDDYASSDDAIVGQPDP, encoded by the exons ATGATGAGTGATTACAAGGTGGAGACGATCAACGATGGCATGCAAGAGTTCTTTGTGGAATTCCACGGACCCAAAGACA GTCCTTATCAAGGTGGTGTGTGGAAGGTAAGGGTGGAGCTACCTGATGCTTATCCTTATAAGTCTCCATCTATTGGCTTTGTCAACAAAATTTTCCATCCTAATGTTGATGAGGT GTCTGGTTCTGTTTGCTTAGATGTTATTAACCAGACTTGGAGTCCCATGTTTG aCCTTGTTAATGTGTTTGAGGTGTTTCTTCCTCAACTTCTTCTGTACCCCAATGCATCAGATCCATTGAATGGTGATGCTGCTGCCTTGATGATTCGAGATCATGCTACATATGAACAAAGAGTCAAAG AATATTGTGAAAAATATGCCAAGCCAGAAGATGTTGGAGCTGCACAGGAAGAAAGTTCTAGTGATGATGAGCTGAGTGAAGATGATTATGCCTCCAGTGATGACGCCATTGTAGGCCAACCTGATCCTTAG